From the genome of Penicillium oxalicum strain HP7-1 chromosome VII, whole genome shotgun sequence:
ATGCCGTTGGTACCGTTGAAGGAGCGTCCGTAGAGAGGGCTTTGCAGGACGATCTTGTGGGAGGGAACCCCGCCGCCGACGAGGTATGCATCCAGCGCGGAGACGGTGTTGAAGTCGGTTGCACGAGGGTTTCGCGTATCCGGGAAGATGTTGGCCAGATAGCCCGTGTAGTTACTGAATCCAGGACCCTGGTAGTCCACAGCCATCACGTTGAAGAAATCCACCAGCGGGGTCATGCCGGCAAGGTCCAGCAGAGCAATCTTCTGCACGTTGGCCGGAGCAGCGTAGGTGATTTGGAACGGATGGGACGCATTGGTCGTGGTGGCCAGTTGGTTCAGGCTCTGGCGCAGGCGTGTCAGGAGGTCGACCATCTGTGCAGCCTGGTCGTGATCGGCCACATACTCGTAGTCGATATCAATGCCGTCAAATCCGAGATCGGCAATGAGCTGCACCGCCGAGTCGACAAAGGCCTGGCGCTTGGTGGCAGACGCAAGCATAGGGATGAAATTCTCACGGAAGGTCCAGCCACCAACGGAGAGCATTGTCTTGAGCTTACGGTGCGCCTTCTTCAGCAGATACATCTGCTTGACATTTCCGTAGACATTGTTGCCCGGTGCAGTGTTGTTGTCTCCGGGGTAGGGGAACTGGAGGTCAGCCCAGGTGTCGCTCAGGAAACTAAAACACGTGTCAATGATCCTTCCGATGCGGAGACGAGGTAGAGTGCGGTTTctgtttgctttttttttccttacATTGCACCGGTGGTCGTATTGATATTAGCAAAAGAATAAGTCAAATGAGTCAATTGTTCAGCGGGAACGTCGGTGATGCGATAGTTGGCTCCGTAGATATCCTGTATGGAATCAAGCGATGCTGTGAGTAAAGATTCGAGCGATTGATGCCGATGCATGCATTGAGGAAATGGTCTTGCACTGACCCAGTTACCAAAGTACCCAACCGTCTTCATCCCGGTACTCTGCCCGACATTGACGCAGGTCCATCCAAGATCTGCTTTTCGGTGACGAGTTGGATGCTCATGACGACCTTGAACACCCACGGCCGCAAGCAGCAGGCAAGAAAGAGTGTGGAAACGCATCTTCCAGTATATGATTTTTGAAAGAACCCCCGCTGGAGAGCTGAAAACTactgaagatgaaaaagagcGACGAAAGGGACTCAGGTCCACGTATAAGACAGGAGAGACCAAAAGAATGGACGGCTCTTCAGAGAATGCCTAGATACCGACTGGTCAACTCGACGAGAAGTGGGCGACATCTTTGAAGATATAGGCCACAGAGTCAGGCTCTGCATCTCGTCTCTCGTGTCTTCTGGACCGTGCTATCCCACAAAGCGTTGAGATCAGCGCTGGTTTGGCCCGTCGGGTGATCCGGGAAGACCGTTTTAATCTCAATTAAAGTTCAGGAGCTGCAGAAAGAGTATTCGATATTGGGGCTCTGAAGATGCAACAAGTTGTACAGTCCCTTTGTTAGCGCGATTCCTTTCAGCCGACCGAAGTTTCCTCATTGTAGTACTTGGGTTTAGCTTGATCCTTCAGAATCATCATCGTAATCTGGAGGCGTCCTGCTTCTCGTCCTTGGGAGAAGCAAGTGCTCAGACGGGATAAGATCTGCGTTACTTGCGGGTTTGCCCAAACGATCATAAACCTTGAGTCTCATCCCCAAGATTTCTCTCCCAAGTCTTGGGGAGTTGCAGGTAGGCTGTGCATTCGTCTCGACGGGTTGATTGAATTCGCCGAAATATTCACGCGCTCAGCTGATCGGTGACTCGAAGTCGTGCGATAGAGAATCTACTAGAGACTTCGCAGTCTTCTCAACACAACGTGGTGTCAGACAAAACGAGTTAGACACCGTCCGCACGCAGTACGTGGGCCCGTGATCGAAGAAGTGATCAGCGCGGCTGGACTTTTAAGTGTTTTCAGGTCTCTTGCCTCCTGTAGCAAAAGGCATAGATCCGGCCACCAAGGTAGGCTCCCATGTGACGATCGGGGAGTCCTTGAATGTGGAACAAGCTGAGCGGTAGACAGAGGAACTACTTTCTCTGTGCTCTGCCACCTTTGACCGTTTCGAGTCTAGAGTCGTCCCCGAGACTCCGAATGGACGACGAATGCGCAGCTCTTGACCCAATTGTGGAGATGCGGTGCAAATATCTCGCAGGAGGCATGATTGCGGAGTGTAGCGGGGCCCTTCATGTCGGTGTCTGTCGGAGCTTGTACTCAGTTTTTCCGTCAAAATATCTCATAATCACCAAAAAGGATCAAAACGCTGGAAACAGACACATGCGTCCAGTTGAAGGGAGGATCTACACTGTCTGCGCAAATTTCGCAACTCGTGCAAATAAGACCTTGATCGCAAAGCTGTCAACAAATGGCTGACTGATGTCCTGTCCAGCGGTGGTCTGGATACACGAGCACATCTTCATTCATGTAGGATGAGACAATAAAAAGTAAAGAGTGGTTCCGCCCCATGAACAAGCGCCTCCCGCTGAAggttggaagaagaatcatagtttggttttttttgtttccccttCTCAAAAAGGGACACTTGGCGCATCAGGGTGAAACGGAAGGATCGTCTGAATTACTGCGATGGGTGCTCCATCAAGTCGTGGAAGTTCTTCCGTGGCCTGGCAAGATTTACTCGGCTCCACCGGATCACCGACTGAAGAACCAAGACTTGATAAAACTTGGGACCTTTTGAGTTGACAAATCTTTCTAGGAGACAGAGTTTTGTATGAATAGTATCACTGAGCAGATCAGCATGCTATTTGTGAAGGCGTGTCTTGTACATCCAGGAAGAAGCTGCGGAGATTAATCTAGGAAGAAAGCAACAAGCGAACCGCACCCGAGATGGAAATGTAGGACTACGGAAAAGGGGATCTGCAATTTTCCCCAAGTGCACATATTTGCAATTTTGTTAAGCCCTGGTTTGTTAGCATACACTGGATGTAGCTATGAATAGGGACAGCCATTGACTATACTAGTAGCTTGGCGGTACACTGAATccagtgaattgagagtTGGGTCACccttctgtctctcttctctctgcaGAGGCTTCTCGTCCCTAACACGACACCTTTGCTGAGTAAATTCTAGACCACTCCAGCCCCAAACAAAAGTCCTCATTGCGAAGTGTACATAgcctctcttcctttctctcaaTTTTAAACTCAAGACAAACGGGTCCTACCCATGGATCTTCCAACCCTCCACCCCCATCACAAGCTCGCCCATACACACACCCTACCTGATCTGATCTGCTCCCGCAAAATTCATCTTCCCCGCC
Proteins encoded in this window:
- a CDS encoding Endochitinase B1, which codes for MRFHTLSCLLLAAVGVQGRHEHPTRHRKADLGWTCVNVGQSTGMKTVGYFGNWDIYGANYRITDVPAEQLTHLTYSFANINTTTGAIFLSDTWADLQFPYPGDNNTAPGNNVYGNVKQMYLLKKAHRKLKTMLSVGGWTFRENFIPMLASATKRQAFVDSAVQLIADLGFDGIDIDYEYVADHDQAAQMVDLLTRLRQSLNQLATTTNASHPFQITYAAPANVQKIALLDLAGMTPLVDFFNVMAVDYQGPGFSNYTGYLANIFPDTRNPRATDFNTVSALDAYLVGGGVPSHKIVLQSPLYGRSFNGTNGMGDKFIDGGSLGSLGTAAVWRYRDLPVPGYNARVVNVPRVGGSYSYDAKRKYLISYDTPEIAALKAEYTQCMGLAGTAWWEVSQDRTDNLSLISTTVNQYGGCAALDQSENNLNYPTSVYENLKAGFPDN